In Desulfopila inferna, a single window of DNA contains:
- a CDS encoding alpha/beta fold hydrolase has translation MTSKSTTINIFLLRGLAREVRHWGTFPETLRAAGAGIEVTPLEIPGAGVLRNESSPTTISEYVERIRPQFLRHSRDQEHNFLLGLSLGGMIAAQWIDTYPSDYRAAVIINSSSSLSPPRQRISLSGLKALIGSLLIRDVYRQEKRIADKVCNLADTEKIARQWADISRSAPIARYNVLRQLFASAIFSLPREVKVPVLILSSARDRLVSPSCSRDIAQVWGSPVISHNRAGHDLTTDDPDWCISHILPWLFRLGR, from the coding sequence ATGACGAGCAAAAGCACCACAATCAATATTTTTTTGCTTCGTGGACTGGCCCGTGAGGTTCGCCACTGGGGAACCTTTCCGGAAACGTTGCGGGCTGCCGGTGCCGGAATAGAAGTTACTCCCCTGGAAATTCCCGGGGCCGGAGTCCTGCGAAATGAAAGCTCCCCGACCACTATCAGTGAATATGTCGAAAGAATACGGCCACAATTCCTTCGCCATAGCCGGGACCAGGAACATAACTTCCTTCTTGGCCTTTCCCTTGGCGGCATGATAGCCGCACAATGGATCGACACCTATCCCTCCGATTATCGAGCGGCTGTTATTATCAACAGCAGCAGTTCTCTCTCTCCTCCCAGGCAGAGGATTTCTCTCTCCGGACTTAAGGCCCTGATTGGCAGTCTCCTGATCCGGGACGTTTACCGGCAGGAGAAAAGAATAGCCGATAAAGTCTGCAATCTCGCAGATACTGAAAAAATCGCCCGGCAATGGGCGGACATCAGCAGGAGCGCACCCATTGCCAGATACAACGTCCTTCGTCAGCTTTTTGCCTCTGCCATCTTTTCGCTGCCGCGGGAGGTAAAGGTTCCGGTGCTTATTCTCAGCAGTGCCCGGGACAGGCTGGTTTCACCAAGCTGCTCGCGCGATATCGCTCAAGTCTGGGGATCACCTGTCATAAGTCATAACCGGGCCGGCCATGATCTGACAACAGACGATCCCGACTGGTGCATTTCCCACATTCTCCCGTGGCTGTTTCGTCTCGGGCGCTGA